The region AACTCTTCGTCCTTGGCAGCTTCATAACGCTGACGATAGTGATCGAATATATTCATAGCGATGCCCGTCCTTTCGTTTTTAGCACAGGTAAAGGAGCGAAATTAGATACGTTTGCAGCTCCCGGAAGATATTCTTTATTGAGTACAGCAACCCTTATGCCAACCTGACGTTTTTTTATCGGGATACACAATTCTTATGGTTACTCTGCTCGTACAAAAAGTCTCGTCTTACTTTTAACTGTAGAAGGCATTCAGAAAATCTGCAGACACTTTTCTCCTTATTTAGCGATATATCAATAACAAAGTCTCATAAGCACTAAGGCATTCAGTTTGCATGTCTACGCTGGCAACCAGCCTCAGACTATTCCGTGCGGGTGATAAACATCCCTGATTTAACGTTAACTCATCGCGAAAATTTAGTTAGACTCTGCGTGTGATTGTTATATTAATGGACTGATTAAATTGTGAACCAATTCAAACTTAAAGCGCTTGCTTGTGTTGTTCCTTGTTATTTTGCGGCGTTCAGCACTCATGCAGAACCCTTATCACTCGGGGCTTCAGTTATTTATGCCCAGTCACCTTATCGCGGTGGGCAGGACCGATACATCCCCATCCCGGTCATCAATTATGAAGGCGAAAACTTCTGGTTCCGTAGCCTGCAAGGTGGCTATTACCTGTGGAAAGATCAGCAGAATCAACTGTCGTTAACGCTGCTGGGTTCACCACAGCAGTACGATCCTAAAGATAATGATTTGGGGGACATGAAGGCACTGGATAAGCGTCGGATGACCGTGATGGCGGGTGCCAGCTATCGCCATGTTGCCGATTGGGGCATTGTGCGTACTGCGCTGCTGGGCGATGTGCTGAACAACAGTAATGGCATCATCTGGGATCTTACCTATCTGTATCGCTTCGATTTTGGCGCGTTTAGCCTGACACCAGGCATCGGTGCAATGTGGAACAGCGCCAACCAAAACCGCTACTACTATGGCGTGTCTTCGCATGAAAGCGCACGGACAGGTATTGCTGAATATCAACCGGACGACAGCTGGTCACCCTATGTGGAAATGAACGCCAGCTACCAGATTAGCGACAGCTGGAACGCCAGTTTGTCCGGGCGTTACACCCGTTTTGACAGCGAAATCAAAGACAGTCCGATGGTGGACAAAAGTGGCCAGTTCACCCTCTGGACCGGCATCAGCTACAGTTTCTAATGGTTTTCTGCGGCGCCTCTTAATGAGGCGTTTTTATTACATTGCACCAATAGCGCGCCCCATCCTGGCGCATCGGGAGCCTTAATGAAGACAATTCAATTTCGTGGAGAACCAGCATTACCTGCCATTGGGCAAGGAACGTGGTACATGGGGGAGAATGCAGCGCTGCGTCGTCAGGAAGTCTCGGCATTACAGGCTGGATTGGATTTGGGCTTGCAACTGATTGATACCGCGGAAATGTATGCAGAAGGCGGCGCGGAAGAGGTGGTGGGCGAAGCGTTACGCGGACGCCGCCATCAGGCCTGGCTGGTGTCAAAAGTCTATCCGTGGAATGCCGGCGAAGTGGATGCTATTGAGGCCTGCGAGCGCAGCTTAAAGCGCTTAGAGACCGATTACCTTGATCTCTATCTGCTGCATTGGCGCGGTAATGTGCCACTGGAGGAGACGATTCATGCCATGGAAACCTTGCAACAGCAGGGAAAAATACGGCATTGGGGCGTATCCAATTTCGATACTGACGATCTGCAAGAACTGTGGAGCGAGCCGGGCGGTGAAAACTGCTCGACTAATCAGGTGCTGTATCACCTGGCATCACGAGGAATCGAATACGATTTATTCGCGGCATGCCAGCAACGTGATATGCCGATCATGGCGTATTGCCCTCTGGCACAGGCGGGACGTTTGCGTCAGTCACTGTTTGAAGATCCCCATTTGCACCAAATTGCACAACAGAAGGGCATCAGCGTGGCGCAATTGCTGCTCGCGTGGGTGATTCGTCGGCCAGGCGTGATCGCCATTCCCAAGGCCAGCAGCCAACAACACGTGGCGGAAAATGCGGCTGCGTTAGACCTGCATTTGAGTGTTGATGAGTTGGCGGTCATTGACCGGGCGTTTCCAGCACCGCAACATAAAACGGGCTTAGACGTGGTATAGCGGCGCATCTGCGCCGCAAAAAAGCTACTTATTGCGCACGCGCAGGGTGGTACCTAGGCGAGCAGGGGATTCCCCGGCACTTTTCATCGCCTTGTTGATGCGAGCCGTTTCTACGCAGACCATGGTTTTGTAACCCTCATTAGGCATATCCGCCATGCTACAAGACAATTCCGGCCCTGGGTTCCATGTGACAACGTCACTTTGATAGTGGTGATACACTTCAATCTGACGTTTACCCGCGATGTCATGAATCACACTGCAATCCTCGGCAGCCGTGTGAATCCGATCGACGCGATCTGGGTAGGTTTGCTTGCCATCAGCCGAACTGCCCACCGTATTAGCATTCACCTTGTCGATATAGCTATTTCCTAAGCCACTCACTTCAACCTGAGCAATATCGGCGATCTGGAAGTAGGTGTGCAAGGCTGCGGTGGCTTCATAATCGCCCCAGGCTTCCAACTCGATTTCACAATGCTCGGCGATACGGAAACGGGCCAGCAGGGTGAAATCATGTGGCCACAACTTTTTCGTTTGTGCGTTGCTTTCCAGCGTGAACGTCAGCATTACCGCATCTTCGTTCTCATCGTGTGCGGTAAGCGTCCAGGGTTGATTACGGGCGAAACCGTGCGCCGGTTCACCTGCAGGTCCAAACCATGGCCAGCAAATGGGCACACCACCGCGAATCGCTTTGCCTGTGGCAAACGGCGTCTTCTCGCTTAACCAAATCACCGGCTGCTGGCCGCTGGGCTGCCATGAGAGCAGATGCGCGCCTTGCAGCGCAATCGCCGCACGCACCTTGGGATGGCTCACAACGACGATGGGCAAATCGCCCATCTGGCGTTGCGTCAGATATGGGGTGATCTGATTCACCACCGGCAAACTATAAAGCGTATCTTGCATCGTCAGACCTTCTCTTCTTCCAAATGAAAAAAAAGGGGCGACCGAAGTCACCCCTTGTCTGTTTCGCCAGTCGCTTACTTAGAAGCAACCAGTGCAATCAGATCCAGAACTTTGTGTGAGTAACCAGTTTCGTTGTCGTACCATGAAACCAGTTTCACGAAGTTGTCGTTCAGTGCGATACCGGCTTTAGCATCGAATACTGAAGTCAGGGTTTCGCCGTTGAAGTCGGTTGATACAACGTCGTCTTCGATGTAGCCCAGAACACCTTTCATCTTGCCTTCAGATTCAGCTTTGATTACGGCACAGATTTCTTTGTAAGTTGCTGGTTTTTCCAGACGTACAGTCAGGTCAACAACAGACACGTTCGGGGTAGGAACGCGGAACGCCATACCGGTCAGTTTACCGTTCAGCTCTGGCAGAACCACGCCGACTGCCTTCGCAGCACCGGTAGAAGATGGGATGATGTTCTGTGCTGCGCCGCGGCCGCCGCGCCAGTCTTTGTGAGACGGGCCATCAACGGTTTTCTGAGTAGCGGTAGTCGCGTGAACAGTAGTCATCAGACCTTCAACGATACCGAAGTGGTCGTTGATCACTTTAGCCAGTGGTGCCAGGCAGTTAGTGGTGCAAGACGCGTTAGAAACGATGTCCTGGCCAGCATATTTTTCAAAGTTAGCGCCACGTACGAACATTGGGGTCGCATCTTTAGAAGGACCGGTCAGAACCACTTTCTTCGCACCAGCCTGAATGTGTTTGCGTGCGGTTTCGTCGGTCAGGAAGATACCGGTTGCTTCAGCAACAACGTCAACGCCCACTTCATCCCATTTCAGGTTAGCCGGGTCTTTCTCAGCAGTAACACGGATTTTTTTGCCGTTAACAATCAGCGCGCCGTCTTTAACTTCTACGGTACCGTCGAAACGACCGTGCGTAGAGTCATACTTCAGCATGTAAGCCATGTAATCCGCGTCGAGCAGGTCGTTGATTGCAACGATTTCGATGTCAGAACGCTGCTGTGCAGCACGGAAAACGATGCGACCGATACGGCCAAAACCGTTGATACCTACTTTGATAGTCATATATTCCACCAGCTATTTGTTAGTGAATAAAAGGTTGGCTGTAAAATTACAAAAACCTTACCAGGCGTCAAGCGGAATCGTGTCAATTGT is a window of Pantoea rwandensis DNA encoding:
- a CDS encoding MipA/OmpV family protein gives rise to the protein MNQFKLKALACVVPCYFAAFSTHAEPLSLGASVIYAQSPYRGGQDRYIPIPVINYEGENFWFRSLQGGYYLWKDQQNQLSLTLLGSPQQYDPKDNDLGDMKALDKRRMTVMAGASYRHVADWGIVRTALLGDVLNNSNGIIWDLTYLYRFDFGAFSLTPGIGAMWNSANQNRYYYGVSSHESARTGIAEYQPDDSWSPYVEMNASYQISDSWNASLSGRYTRFDSEIKDSPMVDKSGQFTLWTGISYSF
- a CDS encoding aldo/keto reductase, with translation MKTIQFRGEPALPAIGQGTWYMGENAALRRQEVSALQAGLDLGLQLIDTAEMYAEGGAEEVVGEALRGRRHQAWLVSKVYPWNAGEVDAIEACERSLKRLETDYLDLYLLHWRGNVPLEETIHAMETLQQQGKIRHWGVSNFDTDDLQELWSEPGGENCSTNQVLYHLASRGIEYDLFAACQQRDMPIMAYCPLAQAGRLRQSLFEDPHLHQIAQQKGISVAQLLLAWVIRRPGVIAIPKASSQQHVAENAAALDLHLSVDELAVIDRAFPAPQHKTGLDVV
- a CDS encoding D-hexose-6-phosphate mutarotase; this encodes MQDTLYSLPVVNQITPYLTQRQMGDLPIVVVSHPKVRAAIALQGAHLLSWQPSGQQPVIWLSEKTPFATGKAIRGGVPICWPWFGPAGEPAHGFARNQPWTLTAHDENEDAVMLTFTLESNAQTKKLWPHDFTLLARFRIAEHCEIELEAWGDYEATAALHTYFQIADIAQVEVSGLGNSYIDKVNANTVGSSADGKQTYPDRVDRIHTAAEDCSVIHDIAGKRQIEVYHHYQSDVVTWNPGPELSCSMADMPNEGYKTMVCVETARINKAMKSAGESPARLGTTLRVRNK
- the gapA gene encoding glyceraldehyde-3-phosphate dehydrogenase, translated to MTIKVGINGFGRIGRIVFRAAQQRSDIEIVAINDLLDADYMAYMLKYDSTHGRFDGTVEVKDGALIVNGKKIRVTAEKDPANLKWDEVGVDVVAEATGIFLTDETARKHIQAGAKKVVLTGPSKDATPMFVRGANFEKYAGQDIVSNASCTTNCLAPLAKVINDHFGIVEGLMTTVHATTATQKTVDGPSHKDWRGGRGAAQNIIPSSTGAAKAVGVVLPELNGKLTGMAFRVPTPNVSVVDLTVRLEKPATYKEICAVIKAESEGKMKGVLGYIEDDVVSTDFNGETLTSVFDAKAGIALNDNFVKLVSWYDNETGYSHKVLDLIALVASK